Proteins from a single region of Catenulispora acidiphila DSM 44928:
- a CDS encoding type II secretion system F family protein, which translates to MDSAVFNPTTFAAIGVGAAVGGGFALLITAIRGFPAKPEQASGRTAADIVKFLSTRAAVAVVAGAVVLAATRWPTAAIAAGVLVFFWNQLFGGLAAERAALARVEALAGWTESLRDTIAGAVGLEQAIPATARAASPAIRENLHTLVDRLRARMPLPQALEYFADDMDDASADLVIAALILNARLRGPGLREVLGALAQSSREEVDMRQRVMAQRSSTRRSVQIVVGVSVAVVLGLAVFNKSFVQPYSTATGQLVLLGVIGLFAAGFFWLRKLSSIETPARFLQRARTVPAHPVPEQRSGDPR; encoded by the coding sequence ATGGACTCCGCTGTGTTCAACCCCACCACGTTCGCCGCCATCGGCGTCGGCGCGGCCGTCGGCGGCGGCTTCGCGCTGCTGATCACCGCGATCCGCGGCTTCCCGGCCAAGCCGGAGCAGGCCTCCGGGCGCACCGCCGCCGACATCGTCAAGTTCCTGTCGACACGCGCCGCGGTCGCCGTCGTGGCCGGCGCGGTGGTGCTGGCCGCGACCCGCTGGCCGACCGCCGCGATCGCGGCCGGCGTCCTGGTCTTCTTCTGGAACCAGCTGTTCGGCGGGCTGGCCGCCGAACGCGCCGCGCTGGCCCGGGTGGAGGCGCTGGCCGGCTGGACCGAGAGCCTGCGCGACACCATCGCCGGCGCGGTCGGCCTGGAGCAGGCGATCCCGGCGACCGCGCGCGCCGCGTCCCCGGCGATCCGCGAGAACCTGCACACCCTCGTGGACCGGCTGCGCGCCCGCATGCCGCTGCCGCAGGCGCTGGAGTACTTCGCCGACGACATGGACGACGCCTCCGCCGACCTGGTCATCGCCGCGCTGATCCTGAACGCCCGGCTGCGCGGCCCGGGTCTGCGCGAGGTGCTCGGCGCGCTCGCGCAGTCCTCGCGCGAGGAGGTCGACATGCGCCAGCGCGTCATGGCCCAGCGCAGCTCGACCCGGCGCAGCGTGCAGATCGTGGTCGGGGTGTCGGTCGCGGTGGTGCTGGGCCTGGCGGTCTTCAACAAGTCCTTCGTGCAGCCCTACAGCACGGCCACCGGCCAGCTGGTGCTGCTGGGGGTGATCGGGCTGTTCGCGGCCGGATTCTTCTGGCTGCGCAAGCTGTCCTCGATCGAGACGCCGGCCCGCTTCCTGCAGCGCGCGCGGACCGTCCCGGCCCATCCGGTCCCCGAGCAGCGGAGCGGTGATCCGCGATGA
- a CDS encoding Flp family type IVb pilin, with protein sequence MKAQVITTEYTELCPVQPWQHAAAASQGSVMFLDTVPALAVAVAADGTDGDVAAPRKASDRGASAVEWVVITGIVVAIVAGVGWGISKAISGKADQACNQINSAGDNISVTGGGDGGNSGGTTGTTGGTGGCSK encoded by the coding sequence ATGAAAGCTCAAGTCATCACCACCGAGTACACCGAACTCTGCCCGGTCCAGCCATGGCAGCACGCTGCGGCTGCTTCGCAGGGCTCTGTCATGTTTCTCGACACCGTCCCCGCCCTCGCCGTCGCTGTGGCGGCCGACGGTACCGATGGTGACGTCGCCGCGCCCCGCAAGGCCTCCGACCGCGGCGCGTCCGCCGTCGAGTGGGTCGTCATCACCGGCATCGTGGTGGCGATCGTGGCCGGCGTGGGCTGGGGCATCAGCAAGGCCATCTCCGGCAAGGCCGACCAGGCCTGCAACCAGATCAACAGCGCCGGCGACAATATCAGCGTGACCGGCGGCGGCGACGGCGGGAACTCCGGCGGTACCACCGGCACCACCGGCGGCACCGGCGGGTGCAGCAAGTAG
- a CDS encoding TadE family protein: protein MSRRIRDGHSADRAVRTARPARAARTADAGVSSVEVVLMTPLIVMLILLIVALGVMVNVRSEVEGAARDAARAGSLQGTGQDAATQAEAAAAADLGSRCQGSATVSSAYVPPAADGGGYYKVTVACTVDMSGFGMFGAHQTFSQTFAAPIDPLQNFHPGNLPTSTAPSGTEPTTPVPTNTQFSAPSWLTPTDQPTDTTTGTPGQIPTTPTGTDSLPTTATSTATTTTTTTTPTTTSTAGH, encoded by the coding sequence GTGAGCCGCCGCATCCGAGACGGCCACTCGGCCGACCGCGCCGTCCGCACCGCGCGGCCCGCGCGGGCCGCGCGCACTGCCGACGCCGGCGTGTCCTCGGTCGAGGTCGTGCTGATGACACCGCTGATCGTGATGCTGATCCTGCTGATCGTCGCGCTCGGCGTGATGGTCAACGTCCGCAGCGAGGTCGAGGGCGCGGCGCGCGACGCGGCCCGGGCCGGATCGCTGCAGGGCACCGGGCAGGACGCGGCGACCCAGGCCGAGGCCGCCGCCGCCGCCGACCTGGGCTCGCGGTGTCAGGGTTCTGCCACCGTCAGCAGCGCCTACGTGCCGCCGGCGGCGGACGGCGGCGGCTACTACAAGGTGACGGTGGCCTGCACCGTGGACATGTCCGGCTTCGGGATGTTCGGCGCGCACCAGACCTTCAGCCAGACCTTCGCCGCGCCGATCGACCCGCTGCAGAACTTCCACCCCGGGAACCTGCCGACCTCCACCGCGCCGTCGGGCACGGAGCCGACCACGCCGGTGCCGACGAACACCCAGTTCTCCGCGCCTAGCTGGCTCACCCCGACGGACCAGCCGACCGACACCACCACCGGCACACCCGGGCAGATCCCGACCACGCCGACCGGCACGGACAGCCTGCCCACCACCGCGACCTCGACCGCAACCACGACCACGACCACGACCACCCCGACCACGACCAGCACGGCAGGGCACTGA
- a CDS encoding CpaF family protein, producing the protein MASPVDHGLVKRLRQDVGDRLAEQRRADQASRLPPMTGEDERQYARALVAQALEDHARAEITFGRTPPNAMEEEALAAAVHAALYGVGRLQPLLDDPEIENIDINGCDRVFLGFADGREAEGEPVADNDEELIELIQVLGAYSGLSSRPFDTANPQLDLRLPDGSRLSAVMDVTRRPALSIRRARLGKVFLRDLETNGTVLPEVGAFLRAAVAARKNIMIAGSTNAGKTTLLRALANEIPGHERLITVERALELGLDQFPELHPNVVAFEERLPNSEGHGAVSMAELVRRSLRMNPSRVIVGEVLGDEIVTMLNAMSQGNDGSLSTIHANSSLEVFNRISTYALQSRERLPVEASQMLIAGAINFVVFITRRNAYHRGGTLQRMVTSIREVNGIDGRVLSSEIFAEGPDGRAVAHAPIACMEDLAQVGYSGPLQTHHAPGWR; encoded by the coding sequence ATGGCCTCCCCCGTCGACCACGGCCTCGTCAAGCGGCTGCGGCAGGACGTCGGCGACCGCCTCGCCGAGCAGCGCCGCGCGGACCAGGCCTCGCGCCTGCCCCCGATGACCGGCGAGGACGAGCGGCAGTACGCGCGGGCCCTGGTGGCGCAGGCGCTGGAGGACCACGCGCGCGCCGAGATCACCTTCGGGCGCACGCCGCCGAACGCCATGGAGGAAGAGGCGCTGGCGGCCGCGGTGCACGCCGCGCTCTACGGCGTCGGGCGGCTGCAGCCGCTGCTGGACGACCCGGAGATCGAGAACATCGACATCAACGGGTGCGACCGGGTCTTCCTCGGCTTCGCCGACGGCCGCGAGGCCGAGGGCGAGCCGGTCGCCGACAACGACGAGGAGCTCATCGAGCTCATCCAGGTGCTCGGCGCCTACTCCGGCCTGTCCTCGCGGCCCTTCGACACCGCGAATCCGCAGCTGGACCTGCGCCTGCCGGACGGCTCGCGGCTTTCGGCGGTGATGGACGTGACCCGCCGCCCCGCGCTGTCGATCCGCCGCGCGCGCCTGGGCAAGGTGTTCCTGCGCGATCTGGAGACCAACGGCACGGTGCTGCCGGAGGTCGGCGCCTTCCTGCGCGCGGCGGTCGCGGCGCGCAAGAACATCATGATCGCCGGCTCCACCAACGCCGGGAAGACCACGCTGCTGCGCGCGCTGGCCAACGAGATCCCCGGCCACGAGCGCCTGATCACCGTCGAGCGCGCGCTGGAGCTGGGCCTGGACCAGTTCCCCGAGCTGCACCCGAACGTCGTGGCCTTCGAGGAGCGCCTGCCGAACTCCGAGGGCCACGGCGCGGTCTCGATGGCCGAGCTGGTGCGGCGCAGCCTGCGCATGAACCCCTCGCGGGTGATCGTCGGCGAGGTCCTGGGCGATGAGATCGTCACCATGCTGAACGCCATGTCGCAGGGCAACGACGGTTCGCTGAGCACCATCCACGCGAACTCCTCGCTGGAGGTCTTCAACCGCATCTCGACCTACGCCCTGCAATCGCGCGAGCGGCTGCCGGTCGAGGCCAGCCAGATGCTGATCGCCGGCGCGATCAACTTCGTGGTCTTCATCACCCGCCGCAACGCCTACCACCGCGGCGGCACGCTGCAGCGCATGGTGACCTCGATCCGCGAGGTGAACGGCATCGACGGCCGCGTGCTGTCCTCGGAGATCTTCGCCGAGGGCCCGGACGGCCGCGCCGTCGCGCACGCCCCGATCGCGTGCATGGAGGACCTGGCCCAGGTCGGCTACTCCGGACCCCTACAGACCCACCACGCCCCGGGATGGAGGTGA
- a CDS encoding TadE/TadG family type IV pilus assembly protein yields the protein MQRRLKTPRAHPRRSLRRALRDDRGSLAMAVVIWAPVVVLLMAFVVDVGLLISDRTQASDYADQAARRVAQDIDQGWLKTHNVRGPNGEDPGIKVNVDPDTGDCVPDAEQYLLDNQITDTTITSCQVTGNPTEVDLYVNPRITVTLQMQYKPLFVGFALKGDSTVTGTGSATPVIPK from the coding sequence ATGCAGCGCCGCCTGAAGACCCCGCGCGCGCACCCGCGCCGAAGCCTGCGCCGGGCCCTGCGCGACGACCGCGGCTCGCTGGCCATGGCCGTGGTCATCTGGGCGCCGGTCGTGGTGCTGCTGATGGCGTTCGTGGTCGACGTCGGGCTGCTGATCTCCGACCGCACCCAGGCCTCGGACTACGCCGACCAGGCGGCGCGGCGGGTCGCGCAGGACATCGACCAGGGCTGGCTGAAGACGCACAACGTGCGCGGGCCGAACGGCGAGGACCCCGGGATCAAGGTGAATGTGGATCCGGATACCGGGGACTGTGTGCCGGACGCCGAGCAGTACCTGCTGGACAACCAGATCACGGATACCACGATCACATCGTGCCAAGTCACGGGGAATCCGACGGAAGTAGACCTCTACGTCAATCCCCGGATAACGGTCACACTACAAATGCAGTACAAGCCGCTGTTCGTCGGTTTCGCCCTCAAAGGTGACAGTACTGTCACCGGGACGGGATCTGCGACACCGGTCATCCCGAAGTAG
- a CDS encoding atrophin-1 family protein, translated as MSLIVLASDKGSPGVTTTAVALAGVWPRRAILAECDPAGGDLVYRTPAESGAPLNPNIGMLSLATTARHGLSAHQLEQHVQRMHGGLEVVVGLATGDQSAGLAGLWPALGRAFDALPDTDVIADCGRVDATGPALELMAAAALVVLVARTSAEQIAHVRDRALSLLQRVGGGTATAGGGPGVPIGVVLIVDPKQRARVTAQVDELLRTSGLPVKVVGTIADDPDGADLINGRGRGRLDRTLLIRSTREVALDLSSLYSTPSQGTAMSAPQGGPMPHGSGPMPQGTQQPQGMPPMAGPAPQQQYAAPPMPQPTHQPMPQPVSQPMAPPRGHQPTAPPHGQQPMAPPRGQQPVAPSRPPQPAPSNGYIPSAQNPQAPQHPSTPPVPQISQIPQPPQPPPAPGTAKQPMFRRGPQPQPTVWPGEQPPKPPPSAHEGFTSVTLGGGPDPRSNLQYKDDGDLDRLPPRTENNPGRGSRRAGPPQEGGQ; from the coding sequence ATGTCCCTGATCGTCCTGGCCTCCGACAAGGGCTCCCCCGGCGTCACGACGACCGCGGTGGCCCTGGCCGGCGTGTGGCCGCGCCGCGCGATCCTGGCCGAGTGCGATCCGGCCGGCGGCGACCTGGTCTACCGCACCCCGGCCGAGAGCGGCGCCCCGCTGAACCCGAACATCGGCATGCTGTCGCTGGCCACCACGGCCCGCCACGGCTTGTCCGCGCACCAGCTCGAGCAGCACGTCCAGCGCATGCACGGCGGCTTGGAAGTCGTCGTCGGCCTGGCCACCGGCGACCAGTCGGCGGGCTTGGCGGGCCTGTGGCCGGCCCTGGGCCGGGCCTTCGACGCCCTGCCGGACACCGACGTGATCGCCGACTGCGGCCGCGTCGACGCCACCGGCCCGGCGCTGGAGCTGATGGCGGCGGCGGCGCTCGTGGTCCTGGTCGCGCGCACCTCGGCGGAGCAGATCGCGCACGTCCGCGACCGCGCGCTGTCCCTGCTGCAGCGCGTTGGCGGCGGCACCGCGACCGCCGGCGGCGGGCCGGGCGTGCCGATCGGCGTGGTGCTGATCGTCGACCCGAAGCAGCGCGCCCGGGTCACCGCGCAGGTGGACGAGCTGCTGCGCACCAGCGGTCTGCCGGTGAAGGTGGTCGGCACGATCGCCGACGACCCGGACGGCGCGGACCTGATCAACGGACGCGGCCGGGGACGGCTGGACCGGACGCTGCTGATCCGCTCGACGCGCGAGGTGGCGCTGGACCTGTCGAGCCTGTACTCGACCCCTTCGCAGGGCACTGCGATGTCGGCGCCGCAGGGCGGACCGATGCCGCACGGCAGCGGGCCGATGCCGCAGGGAACGCAGCAGCCGCAAGGGATGCCGCCGATGGCCGGACCCGCGCCGCAGCAGCAGTACGCCGCTCCGCCGATGCCGCAGCCGACGCACCAGCCGATGCCACAGCCGGTGTCGCAACCGATGGCGCCGCCACGCGGACACCAGCCGACGGCACCGCCGCATGGACAGCAGCCGATGGCGCCGCCGCGCGGACAGCAGCCGGTGGCACCGTCGCGTCCGCCGCAACCCGCGCCGAGCAACGGATACATACCGTCTGCCCAGAATCCGCAGGCGCCTCAGCACCCGTCGACTCCGCCGGTACCTCAGATTTCGCAAATACCTCAGCCTCCGCAGCCGCCCCCGGCTCCCGGTACGGCGAAGCAGCCGATGTTCCGCCGCGGTCCCCAGCCGCAGCCCACCGTCTGGCCCGGCGAACAGCCGCCGAAGCCGCCGCCCTCGGCCCACGAGGGCTTCACCTCCGTCACCCTCGGCGGCGGACCCGACCCGCGCAGCAATCTGCAGTACAAGGACGACGGCGACCTGGACCGCCTGCCGCCGCGCACCGAGAACAACCCCGGTCGTGGCTCCCGCCGCGCCGGTCCGCCGCAAGAGGGGGGTCAGTGA
- a CDS encoding TadE/TadG family type IV pilus assembly protein, translated as MTDGAREDGTTSRGGRSLRDDRGMTAIEFVVLTPLLFLLLMLTVQFALYLFAKQAATAAVQDGARTAREEAASKGCTDTTGTWQQDAVTAAVARAQALGGQLILKPAVTTGFTLDPELNADCKISLVRVDLHSAVPSVFPGWTPTIDVHAGGPLEQPVRHP; from the coding sequence ATGACGGACGGGGCGAGAGAGGACGGGACCACGTCGCGCGGCGGACGATCGCTGCGCGACGACCGCGGCATGACCGCGATCGAGTTCGTCGTCCTCACCCCGCTGTTGTTCCTGCTGTTGATGCTGACGGTGCAGTTCGCGCTGTACCTGTTCGCGAAACAGGCCGCGACCGCCGCGGTCCAGGACGGCGCCCGCACGGCGCGCGAGGAAGCCGCGTCGAAGGGCTGCACCGACACGACCGGTACGTGGCAGCAGGACGCGGTGACCGCCGCGGTGGCCCGCGCACAGGCTCTCGGCGGACAGCTGATCCTCAAGCCGGCGGTGACGACCGGCTTCACGCTGGACCCGGAACTGAACGCCGACTGCAAGATCTCGCTGGTCCGGGTGGACCTGCACTCGGCGGTGCCCTCGGTCTTCCCCGGGTGGACCCCGACGATCGACGTGCACGCCGGCGGTCCGCTGGAGCAGCCGGTGAGGCATCCGTGA
- a CDS encoding type II secretion system F family protein, whose amino-acid sequence MTYEVLAGALVGLGLFLLIRALIPGRPDPMAAIARIDALRQHTSLGPQQDQAPPKGLAKLREDLGASMNDFYIRQGWQIRSLRADLAILDRSVEQFLAAKLLLAALGIIFGPFVFAAVYVLGLHLTPTIPVWLALLFGGVFFLLPDLEVKGQAAEKRRDFRRVLGAYLDLVAMNLAGGRGLPEALMAAAEVSDGWALRRIRDALTDARVTGISQWNALSQLGDALDVDELKDLGAALALVAEDGAKVRESLAARAETMRHRELSEIEGAAGAKSQSMLVAQMLLCAGFMVFLLYPAMARVMGSI is encoded by the coding sequence ATGACGTACGAAGTACTGGCCGGCGCGCTGGTCGGGCTCGGGCTGTTCCTGCTCATCAGGGCCCTGATCCCCGGCCGGCCGGACCCGATGGCCGCGATCGCCCGCATCGACGCGCTGCGCCAGCACACCTCGCTGGGTCCGCAGCAGGACCAGGCTCCGCCCAAGGGTCTGGCCAAGCTGCGCGAGGACCTCGGCGCGTCGATGAACGACTTCTACATCCGCCAGGGCTGGCAGATCCGCTCGCTGCGCGCGGACCTGGCGATCCTGGACCGCTCGGTGGAGCAGTTCCTGGCCGCGAAGCTGCTGCTGGCCGCTCTGGGCATCATCTTCGGGCCGTTCGTCTTCGCGGCGGTCTACGTCCTCGGGCTGCACCTGACGCCGACGATCCCGGTCTGGCTGGCGCTGCTGTTCGGCGGGGTGTTCTTCCTCCTGCCGGACCTGGAGGTGAAGGGGCAGGCCGCCGAGAAGCGCCGCGACTTCCGCCGCGTGCTCGGCGCCTACCTGGACCTGGTCGCGATGAACCTGGCCGGCGGGCGCGGTCTGCCCGAGGCGCTGATGGCGGCCGCCGAGGTCTCCGACGGCTGGGCGCTGCGCCGGATCCGCGACGCGCTCACCGACGCCCGGGTCACCGGCATCTCGCAGTGGAACGCGCTGTCCCAGCTCGGCGACGCCCTGGACGTCGACGAGCTCAAGGACCTCGGCGCCGCGCTGGCGCTGGTCGCCGAGGACGGCGCGAAGGTGCGCGAGTCGCTGGCCGCGCGCGCCGAGACGATGCGCCACCGCGAGCTGTCCGAGATCGAGGGCGCGGCCGGTGCGAAGTCGCAGTCCATGCTCGTCGCGCAGATGCTGCTGTGCGCGGGCTTCATGGTTTTCCTCCTGTACCCGGCGATGGCGCGGGTCATGGGCTCTATCTAG
- a CDS encoding response regulator: MIRTLVVEDDPVLAEAHRVYVERVPGFEVADVARTGADALRVLAARDVDLVLLDVYLPDMTGIDLCRTLRARGEATDVIAVTSARDLATVRAAVSLGIVQYLIKPFQFATFRGRLEAYAEFRRATESADANSGALQQDELDRMLDGLRSPRPAQLPRGLSDSTLAALVGILKAASPLTAAELADRAGVSAPTTRRYLEYLTARRLVSGQPRYGGPGRPETVYQWSG, from the coding sequence GTGATCCGCACTCTGGTGGTGGAAGACGATCCGGTGCTCGCCGAAGCGCATCGGGTCTACGTGGAGCGGGTTCCCGGCTTCGAGGTCGCGGACGTCGCGCGGACCGGCGCCGACGCGTTGCGGGTGCTGGCGGCGCGGGACGTGGACCTGGTGCTGCTGGACGTGTATCTGCCGGACATGACCGGGATCGATCTGTGCCGCACGCTGCGCGCCCGGGGCGAGGCGACCGACGTGATCGCGGTGACCTCGGCGCGGGATCTGGCGACGGTCCGGGCGGCGGTGTCGCTGGGGATCGTGCAGTACCTGATCAAACCGTTCCAGTTCGCGACGTTCCGGGGCCGTCTGGAGGCCTACGCCGAGTTCCGCCGCGCCACCGAGTCCGCCGACGCCAACTCCGGCGCGCTGCAGCAGGACGAGCTGGACCGGATGCTCGACGGGCTGCGGTCCCCGCGTCCGGCACAGCTGCCGAGGGGACTGTCGGACAGCACGCTGGCCGCGCTCGTCGGGATCCTCAAGGCGGCCTCGCCGCTGACCGCCGCCGAACTCGCCGACCGCGCCGGGGTCAGCGCGCCGACCACGCGGCGCTATCTCGAATACCTGACAGCGCGCCGGCTGGTCTCGGGACAGCCGCGCTACGGCGGGCCCGGGCGTCCGGAAACCGTCTACCAGTGGTCCGGCTGA
- a CDS encoding response regulator transcription factor, producing MRVLITGLGRRRSRTLSGGLAALGFDVLDAADVTGAGPLRRLPDVVLLECGIVDREVLAFCRRLRTELQAPIIAVTHRVDMGAWLRGHDNGIDDYVVQPFGLQELAARLRLAVAPPRPPLTPGPPRRIVAGPLVVAEDSRTVTVHGQRVALRPKEYQLLVVLARQAGTVLARDQLISRLWPAGWDGAERSLEVHIASLRSKLALPGMIATVRGVGYRLVTPESFLRLSSEAVRQLREEAAGRERTVAAA from the coding sequence ATGCGAGTTCTCATCACCGGACTGGGTCGGCGGCGCAGCCGGACCCTCAGCGGCGGTCTGGCCGCGCTGGGGTTCGACGTGCTGGACGCCGCCGACGTCACCGGGGCCGGGCCGCTGCGGCGGCTGCCGGACGTGGTGCTGCTGGAGTGCGGCATCGTCGATCGCGAAGTGCTGGCGTTCTGCCGCCGGCTGCGCACCGAGCTGCAGGCCCCGATCATCGCCGTCACCCACCGCGTCGACATGGGCGCGTGGCTGCGCGGCCACGACAACGGCATCGACGACTACGTGGTCCAGCCCTTCGGGCTGCAAGAGCTGGCCGCGCGCCTGCGGCTGGCCGTGGCCCCGCCGCGGCCGCCGCTCACGCCCGGGCCGCCGCGCCGCATCGTCGCCGGACCCCTGGTGGTCGCGGAGGACTCGCGGACCGTCACCGTGCACGGCCAGCGCGTCGCCCTGCGCCCGAAGGAGTACCAGCTCCTGGTGGTGCTGGCCCGGCAGGCCGGGACCGTGCTGGCCCGCGACCAGCTCATCTCCCGGCTGTGGCCGGCCGGCTGGGACGGCGCGGAGCGGTCGCTGGAGGTGCACATCGCCTCGCTGCGCTCGAAGCTCGCGCTGCCCGGGATGATCGCCACGGTGCGCGGGGTGGGCTACCGGCTGGTCACGCCGGAATCGTTCCTGCGCCTGAGTTCGGAGGCGGTGCGGCAGCTACGGGAGGAAGCTGCGGGCCGCGAGCGGACGGTGGCGGCGGCATAG